CAAGCTGATTTTGGTATTGTAGTTGACCCCGATGTTGACCGCTTGGCATTCATCTCAAACGATGGAGAAATGTTTGGTGAAGAATATACATTAGTAGCCTGCGCTGATTATGTGTTAAGTAAAACACCAGGCAACACAGTTTCTAACATGTCATCGTCAAGAGCATTACGCGACATCACCAACAAGCACAACGGAAGCTATCAGGCAAGTGCAGTAGGCGAGGTGAATGTAGTAGAACTGATGAAAAAAACCAATGCCATCATCGGCGGCGAAGGCAATGGAGGAATCATCTATCCGGAAAGCCATTATGGTCGAGATAGTTTAGTAGGTGTGGCTTTATTTCTAACCCATTTAGCATCGCTAGACATGACCGTTGCACAGCTTAGAGCTAGCTATCCACAATACTACATGAGCAAAAACAAAATAGAGTTAACACCTCAAATAGATGTAGATGCCATTCTAGTAGCCATGACTGAGAAATACAAAAACGAAGAAATAAATACCATAGATGGCGTAAAAATTGACTTTGCAGACAATTGGGTACACCTTCGAAAATCAAACACCGAACCAATTATTAGAATATATACCGAAGCACAAACACAAGAATCAGCAGATGCTTTAGCGTTACGCATAATAGATGAGATTAAAGCAGTAGCGGGAATATAATTTCTTTCTAGATCATAAAAAATAAACCCTTTCCAGCTAGAAAGGGTTTGTTTTTTTGATTAAAAACTGAGAAAATCCTAGTTTATTTATAAGAATAACTTTAAACAGCACCGTTTAACTGCTCTTTTTTATCGATAATCTACAAAAAATTATAAAATTAGTGCTACTGACGTTTTTTTATGTATTTCATCGATAAATGGTACCCATTCATGGAATGTGAAATAATTTTGCAGAAGAAATTAATCTGGTTTGTGCCCCCAAAAAACAGGTTAATTATATCAATTAACTAACAATTTATTAAACAATGAACAAAAAATTACTTTTAAGTATCGTATTTGCTATTGTGGGGATGATTGCAAATACATCAGCGCAAAATGGTTGTGCAGGTCAGTTCAAAACATTCACCATTGGTGGTTGGGGAACTGTATGTAATGGAGGTAACCCAGGTTGTTACCGTGATGCAAACTTTGCTGCTGCATTCCCGAATGGTTTAACCATTGGGTGTGGTAGTAACACTTTGACCTTAACATCTTCGTTAGCGGTTCAAAACTTTTTACCTTCAGGAGGAACACCTGCAGTATTATCTGGAGCAAGTGTAAACCCAGGAGGTTCTATTAGTAATACGTTAGCTTCTCAACTAGTTGGTGTTACTTTAGCATTAGGTTTCGATGCTTATGATCCAAACTTTTCGGCTAGTGCAAATAGCTTTGGTTCTTTAGTAATTCTTCAAGGTCCACATGCTGGGATGACAGTTGCACAGTTTTTACAATTGGCAAATAATGTTATTGGAGGATGTTCTTCAGCGTATACACCATCTCAAATAAATGCTACGGCAACTGCTATCAACGAAAACTATGATAATGGAACCATTGACAATGGTTATTTAGATTGTACTAATTTCAGAATTGGTTTAATTGTAGGTTCTGATGTCACTTGTAATGGTGGACAAAATGGTCACGTTGATGTAACTGTTACTGGCGGAGTACCACCTTATTATTATATGTTAAACAACGGATCTGCTTCTGGAGCTACTAATCAAACTACCTATACTTTCAACGGACTAGGAGCAGGAAGTTATACAGTAACTGTAACAGATTCAAATAATCAAATGGCTTCGGGTTCAAACACATTTTCAATTGGACAACCAAGTTTAATTACAGCTACTACAAGCTCAACTCCAGTTTCTTGTTTTGGAGGTTCAAATGGAACAGCTTCAGTTTCAAACATTGCTGGTGGAGTAGGACCTTATACTGTTCTTTGGTCAACAGGAAGTTCAGCTAATACCATCACAGGATTGACTGCAGGAAGTTATACTGTTATAATTACAGATAGTAACCAATGTTCAGTTGAAAAATCAGTTATGGTAAATCAGCCGACATTGTTAGGATATTCATCTTCTACTAATGATGCTTTATGTTATGGTGTAGCTAATGGTTCTGCAACAATTACTCCAAATGGAGGAACGGCACCTTACACTATTTTATGGAGTAACGGAAGCACTTCTTTCACAAGAAATGATTTAATGGCTAATACTGTTTACACAGCGGTTATTACTGATAATAACAGTTGTACTATTAATGTTAGTGTATCTGTAGGTCAACCAAGTCCTGTTGCAATTGGAACTACAACTTCACAAGCTGTATGTGTTGGCGGAAATGGTTCTGCAACAGCTACTCCGAGTGGAGGAACAGCACCTTATTCATATTCTTGGAATACAAATCCAGTTCAAACTAGCGCTACTGCTCAGTTACCATTAGGTACTTGGACAGTTACAGTTACTGATGCTAATGGTTGTGTTTCTTCTGCTCAAGTAACGATTACTTTATTAACTTGTGAAGGATTTACAACAGTTACTCAAGGTGGTTATGGTGCTAAATGTGCTGGTAATAACTGGGGTTGTTATGTGAAAAATAATTTTGCAACAGCTTTCCCAACAGGGTTAACAATTGGTTCAGGAACTAGATTCTTAAGATTAACATCAGCTACTGCTGTTCAAAACTTCTTACCTTCAGGTTCTACACCTAGAGCATTAAATCCTGGTACATTGGTTAATCCTTCAAGTAATGCATATTCAAATGTTTTAGCAGGACAAACAGTTGCTTTGACACTTAGCTTAGGTTTTGATGCTGCTAATCCTAATTTCTCATCATCATCAACTCCACTAGGTAGTTTGGTTGTTACTTCAGGTACTTTTATAGGAATGACAGTTACTCAATTATTGAATATTGCTAATACTGTTTTAGGAGGTGGAACTTCTCCTTATACTGCTTCACAAATTAATGGAGCACTTGATGCAGTGAATAATAATTATGATGGTGGAACAATGAATTTAGGGTATTTAGCTTGTCCATGTCCAACTAATAGAGCAGAAGCGGAAGCATTATCTCAAGTAGTAACAAAATTTGACATGTATCCAAATCCATCTAGAGCGGCATCAACTATTGAGTTTATGATGAACTACAATACTACAGCAAAAGTGATGATTTATAACATGAATGGTCAATTAATAAGTTCATTATTTGATTCTAATGTATTGGCTGAAGTGAAAACGTCTATCAGCATTGATACTTCAAATTTGAAAACAGGAGTTTATATAGTTAAGTTAGTTACTGTAAAAGAAACAGTAAACAAATCATTACTTGTTATTGAATAAATGTTTTTTGGTTAAAAAAGTTAAGCCTGCTATTTTAGCAGGCTTTTTTTTATGTGATAAATCAAAAATTAGAAACTTATTTTATAAGTAACACCTGCGGTGAATGCACGAGTTAAACCATCAGGTCTTTCATCACGAACAACAAATGGAGTAGCCAAAGAAAGCTCTAAAGAACTTTTTGAATTCAATTGATAAATAGTAATTAGATTTCCGTTAAGCGTTAAACCATCCGAATTTTTAATGGTTTCTCTATTGCTGAAAATATTTTCATAAATATCTTCACCTAAATGATAAATGAATAAAACGTTTGGTTTGAAACTCCATTTTTTATTTGAAGTAGCATAGGTATAAGTTGCTCTAAATAATGCATCGGGTTTACGCTCAAATAAATTAGTAGAGTTAAAATCATCAGTTCCAGAATATTCAGCAAAATAGGAGTTTTTATTATTATTGAACACAGGCAGTTGCAAACCAGCATTAAAATCCCATTGCTTGATATTATAATTTACTCCCAGAATTAAATCAAATGTTCCCAAACTGGCTTGATAATCCATTGGCAACGGAACATCATTAATTTTAGCATTAGCAGTTGTGAACGGAAATTTAAAACCAGCCAAAGCACTCCATTGTTTTTGATCTTTTTCAGCAAATTTATAATTACTAATTAAATAAGCATCACCAAATTGTCCTCGCGTTCCAAAATCACCTTTGGCATTAAAATAGGTTACTTTTACACTCATAGCAAACGATTTTGTAAATTCTCTAGAGTAAGTTATATAACCAGTTACTGAAGTTACGTCCGCATCGCCAACGCCATAAACAGCGCCTGTTTCTATGAGGTTTTTAGTTGTTTTTTCGGTTGTGAAACTATTCCCTATAGAACAAATTCCTGCATCGCTGCAACCTTGACTATATGTAATTTGAACTCCGATAAAGACTGATAAAATAGTTAGGATTGATTTTTTCATAATAGTTTAATTTTCTTGTAAAGCAGCAACTGCAAACAAATGATTGTATTGTTGACAATGAATTAAAGCATATGGATAATCGGCAAGATTTACTTGCGATGGAATAGTATAAGTGTTATCAGGATTTACAGCGCCAAGATTCACAAAGTCGGAAGGTGTATCATTTTTTGATAAATAGACTTTCAAATCAGGACCATTTTCAATAGTATAATTATCAAGTCTAAGATAATAAGTTGTGTTTTGTTGGTAAATCTTTACCATTCCAGAACCAGAAATCCCAGACGTAGGTTGTAATGTACCACTAAATTTCAGTACTGCCTGATTGATATCAAATTCAGTATTAACTGGATTTTCGGTTAGTTTACCTTCAGATTCACATGAAGTGAAAAAGGTAAAAAACATTAATAGAAGAATTAATTTTTTCATAGCTTTTGTTTTTCAATTTTATCAAAGTTACAAAAATGTAAAAAAGGAAATGTCGGCTAGTTTACATTAAGCAGTTGATTTTGAATGAAAAACATCGATAAACGACAACTGAGAGTTTATTTATCGAGAATTATAGCAGAACATCGAGTATTTGATATTCAGAGAGATAAACAATTTACTTTTACTAAGTAATCAGAAATGATTTTAGAAAATAAGGTACTTACTTAATAATAAAACGTCAAAAACAAAAAATCAAACAATGTTTGAAAAACCACTTTCCCAAGAAGTGGTTTTTTTTTATGTCAATTTTTTCCAAGTTTTTTTAATCACTTGATTAATTTCTTCAGAAAGATTGGTTTTATAAATTAGACCAACATAAAGAACAGTAACCAAAACAGATTTTAGTGCAATGCTTATGAATGGATGAAAAGGAAAATCCCAATAATAGAAAACAAAAAAACAAATTAGCCCAATGATTAAAGCATAAAGGTTTTTTAAAGTAAACGGATAGAGTTTCATTTTGGTTACTACAAATAATAGTTTCGCCAAACTGTATAATGTTATTGAAATCAACGTTGCTAAAGCAGCACCATTAATTCCAAATCGAGGAATGAACAACATATTGAGCGTTATAGCAAAAAAGGCTAATAATAATCCCAAAAATAAAACTGCTTTATAATACTTTGAATTGAAAATTATGGCATTATTGTTTCCTAAAATCAAATCAAAATATTTAGACAATCCAATCACAAAAACCACAAAAATACCATCACGGTAACTCGAAGGTAAAAAAGTATAAATCTGGTTGAGGTTTACCAAGATTCCAACCAATACTAATCCGCCAACAATTTGAAGTGTAATGGATGTTTTTTTATACAAATCATTTAGTTCGTCATGTTTGTTTTCAGTCATTAATTTTGCCGTAATAGGATACGTAATTTGATGCATCGCACGACTTGGAACCGAAACTACTATTGCCATAAAAACCGCTACCGAATAATAAGCAATATTTTCAATCTTTATATACTGATTAATCATTGTTTTATCAATATCGAGTAACATATTAGCAACGCTTCCTGAAAGAATGATAAAAGCGGAATACGTAAAAATAGCTTTAGCATTGTGAGGAATAACCAAATCAAATGTGATGCGTTGAACTTTATTGGCATAAAAAAGCATAATCAACATACTTGCAAAATAGATTAGCATTGTAGCAATGATGAATTCATATACCGTAATCCAATCAAAATAAACCGCAAAAAGGAAAATAGTAATCAAAACTCGAAGTACAATTTCTTTAACAAAACCGCCAAAAACAGATTGCATGTGAACTTTTACCCAAGCATAGAATATCTCAAAATAACCCATGCACAATCCAATGACTGGAATTTGCCAAACGTAATCGTATACT
The window above is part of the Flavobacterium sp. PMTSA4 genome. Proteins encoded here:
- a CDS encoding T9SS type A sorting domain-containing protein, whose amino-acid sequence is MNKKLLLSIVFAIVGMIANTSAQNGCAGQFKTFTIGGWGTVCNGGNPGCYRDANFAAAFPNGLTIGCGSNTLTLTSSLAVQNFLPSGGTPAVLSGASVNPGGSISNTLASQLVGVTLALGFDAYDPNFSASANSFGSLVILQGPHAGMTVAQFLQLANNVIGGCSSAYTPSQINATATAINENYDNGTIDNGYLDCTNFRIGLIVGSDVTCNGGQNGHVDVTVTGGVPPYYYMLNNGSASGATNQTTYTFNGLGAGSYTVTVTDSNNQMASGSNTFSIGQPSLITATTSSTPVSCFGGSNGTASVSNIAGGVGPYTVLWSTGSSANTITGLTAGSYTVIITDSNQCSVEKSVMVNQPTLLGYSSSTNDALCYGVANGSATITPNGGTAPYTILWSNGSTSFTRNDLMANTVYTAVITDNNSCTINVSVSVGQPSPVAIGTTTSQAVCVGGNGSATATPSGGTAPYSYSWNTNPVQTSATAQLPLGTWTVTVTDANGCVSSAQVTITLLTCEGFTTVTQGGYGAKCAGNNWGCYVKNNFATAFPTGLTIGSGTRFLRLTSATAVQNFLPSGSTPRALNPGTLVNPSSNAYSNVLAGQTVALTLSLGFDAANPNFSSSSTPLGSLVVTSGTFIGMTVTQLLNIANTVLGGGTSPYTASQINGALDAVNNNYDGGTMNLGYLACPCPTNRAEAEALSQVVTKFDMYPNPSRAASTIEFMMNYNTTAKVMIYNMNGQLISSLFDSNVLAEVKTSISIDTSNLKTGVYIVKLVTVKETVNKSLLVIE
- a CDS encoding DM13 domain-containing protein; its protein translation is MKKLILLLMFFTFFTSCESEGKLTENPVNTEFDINQAVLKFSGTLQPTSGISGSGMVKIYQQNTTYYLRLDNYTIENGPDLKVYLSKNDTPSDFVNLGAVNPDNTYTIPSQVNLADYPYALIHCQQYNHLFAVAALQEN
- a CDS encoding lipopolysaccharide biosynthesis protein, coding for MGIVVNQSIKNTIITYIGFAIGAANTLFMYPHFLGAKFYGLTGYLLSSANVIFPLMAFGVHNTLVKFFSHYKTEKEKSQFLSFVMFLPLLAIIPIFIIQFLFYDGIASFLSKENPIVYDYVWQIPVIGLCMGYFEIFYAWVKVHMQSVFGGFVKEIVLRVLITIFLFAVYFDWITVYEFIIATMLIYFASMLIMLFYANKVQRITFDLVIPHNAKAIFTYSAFIILSGSVANMLLDIDKTMINQYIKIENIAYYSVAVFMAIVVSVPSRAMHQITYPITAKLMTENKHDELNDLYKKTSITLQIVGGLVLVGILVNLNQIYTFLPSSYRDGIFVVFVIGLSKYFDLILGNNNAIIFNSKYYKAVLFLGLLLAFFAITLNMLFIPRFGINGAALATLISITLYSLAKLLFVVTKMKLYPFTLKNLYALIIGLICFFVFYYWDFPFHPFISIALKSVLVTVLYVGLIYKTNLSEEINQVIKKTWKKLT